The sequence ATTCAGAATTAGCGGCCACGTTTTCTCCCATAGCAACTGCACATTCTCGGCAAACATTTTTGCCATGGAAAAGTTGGATATCGCTTGCATTACCACAAAATACACAAGCTGGCTCATACTTTTTGAGGATGATTTTTTCTTGATCTACATAGATTTCCAGGGCGTCTTTTTCGTCAATACCTAAAGTGCGGCGAAGCTCTATCGGTAATACAATACGACCAAGTTCATCTACTTTTCTTACGATTCCAGTTGATTTCATCATTTTTCCCCCACTCCTTTGCAACAACATTCGACACAAAACTACAGACTTATGATACCAATCGTTCCATATAAAGTCAACCCATTTTTTTAAAGTTTTTACTGGTATTATTAGCCTGTACAAGTAATTCCTTACTTTACATATTAATTCTTAATCATGGGCAGACTTGACAAATATTAAATTTTATATTATTAATTCAAAAAGATATTTGAGAGGGAGACTTAGCGTGAAATACTATATAACAACCCCAATTTTTTATCCTAATTCTAGTCCGCATATTGGGACAGCCTATACAACGGTTGCTGCAGATGCCTTAGCTCGTTATCATAGATTGCAAGGGAATCAAGTCTACTTTTTAACTGGAACCGATGAGAATGCCCAGAAAATCGTTCGTACTGCAGAAGCAAACAATACTGATACAAAAAGCTACGTTGATGGGGTCGTGGAACGGTTTAAAGATTTATGGAGAGCTTTAGATATTTCCAATGACGACTTTATCCGGACAACGGAGGAGCGCCATCAAAAAGTTGTTCAACAAATCTTCACCAAATTATACGAACAAGGAGATATCTACAAGTCAGAGTATTCGGGCTGGTATTGTACCCCTTGTGAAACGTTCTGGATGGAAAATAAATTAAATGAAGGGAAGTGCCCCAATGCCGATTGTGGAAGAGATGTTGAATTACTGAAAGAAGAAAGCTATTTCTTTCGTCTTTCTAAATATCAAGGAGCCTTGCTAGACTATATTAATACACATTCTGATTTTATCCAACCGGTTTCGAGGCGGAACGAGATGGTTAAGTTTATTGAAGGTGGTTTAGAGGATCTTTGCGTTTCGCGCACTACATTTCAATGGGGAATTAAAGTACCCTTTGATCCCAAGCACGTGGTATATGTCTGGCTTGATGCCTTAATTAATTATATTTCTGCCTTAGGTTACCCTGACGGGGAAAACTATAAAAACTATTGGCCAGCTGATGTTCATATAATGGGAAAAGATATTGTGCGGTTTCATGCGATTATTTGGCCAATTATTTTAATGGCAATTGATGTTCCGCTGCCTAAAGTAATATATGGACATGGATGGTATTTAACTAAAGATGGTGGAAAAATTTCTAAATCCCGAGGCAATGTCCAAGACTCCTTTGCC comes from Desulfosporosinus meridiei DSM 13257 and encodes:
- a CDS encoding AbrB/MazE/SpoVT family DNA-binding domain-containing protein produces the protein MKSTGIVRKVDELGRIVLPIELRRTLGIDEKDALEIYVDQEKIILKKYEPACVFCGNASDIQLFHGKNVCRECAVAMGENVAANSESSSKAV